A genome region from Desulfovibrio sp. JC010 includes the following:
- a CDS encoding PhoH family protein, with protein sequence MADKETFRVKLEFDNVGLASVLFGAQNSNLDLISRQSGVRIESRGNSLQLISDNEELIDPVAKSFTQLYRVLKSGKEVFPQDVEAAYRILCRDPQADLIKIFRDELFAVSPKKTLTPRTLTQRAYFSAIRENDMVFSVGPAGTGKTYLAVAMAVYALQRKEVNRIILTRPAVEAGEKLGFLPGDLVDKVNPYMRPLYDALYDMLDMGKVQDMIEENIIEIAPLAFMRGRTLSNAFVILDEAQNTTPEQMKMFITRLGFGSKAVVTGDITQIDLPNRDPSGLVDAINILHDVRGISFIKFEDSDVIRHPLVARIVKAYDHYECKGGK encoded by the coding sequence ATGGCAGATAAAGAAACGTTTCGGGTAAAGCTTGAATTTGATAATGTGGGGCTGGCCAGTGTGCTGTTCGGTGCCCAGAATTCCAATCTTGATCTCATTTCACGCCAGTCCGGAGTGAGGATTGAAAGCAGGGGCAATTCCCTGCAGCTTATTTCCGATAATGAAGAACTCATTGATCCGGTGGCGAAATCCTTTACCCAGCTTTACAGGGTGCTCAAGTCCGGCAAAGAGGTTTTTCCGCAGGATGTGGAAGCTGCTTACCGTATACTCTGCCGTGATCCGCAGGCCGACCTGATTAAAATCTTCCGAGATGAACTTTTTGCGGTTTCCCCGAAAAAGACCCTGACTCCGCGCACTCTGACCCAGCGGGCCTACTTTTCCGCCATTCGTGAGAACGACATGGTTTTCTCAGTCGGTCCTGCCGGAACCGGGAAGACCTATCTTGCTGTGGCCATGGCAGTTTACGCCCTGCAGCGCAAAGAGGTTAACCGGATTATCCTGACCCGCCCGGCAGTAGAGGCCGGGGAGAAGCTCGGTTTTCTGCCCGGTGATCTCGTGGACAAGGTCAATCCCTACATGCGTCCTCTCTATGATGCCCTGTACGATATGCTTGATATGGGCAAGGTGCAGGATATGATTGAGGAAAACATTATCGAAATCGCGCCGCTGGCTTTCATGCGCGGGCGGACGCTTTCCAATGCCTTTGTCATCCTCGATGAAGCCCAGAATACCACCCCGGAACAGATGAAGATGTTCATCACCCGTCTGGGATTCGGCTCCAAGGCAGTGGTTACCGGGGATATCACCCAGATCGATCTGCCTAACCGTGATCCTTCCGGTCTGGTGGATGCCATTAACATTTTGCATGATGTTCGCGGAATCAGCTTTATCAAGTTCGAGGATTCCGATGTTATCCGTCATCCGCTGGTAGCCCGTATCGTAAAAGCTTACGACCATTACGAGTGCAAGGGCGGAAAGTAG
- the ybeY gene encoding rRNA maturation RNase YbeY, translated as MSVNLSIECMPDANFPLTKRELHRMADMLLEVLGLEGFDFDLKIVNDAAIAEVNEEFLGCIGPTNVLSFPFSETPDLEKNSFLGEIVLSVDTLVRETRLYGQQPEEHTVRLLAHAMLHLAGYDHGPEMYSLTDSAVESVSPEVRLRTLGWQ; from the coding sequence GTGAGTGTGAACCTGAGCATAGAATGTATGCCGGATGCGAATTTCCCTCTTACAAAGCGGGAGTTGCATCGTATGGCGGATATGCTGCTTGAGGTTCTGGGGCTTGAAGGCTTTGACTTTGACCTTAAAATAGTCAATGATGCCGCCATTGCTGAAGTCAATGAAGAATTTCTGGGGTGCATAGGGCCGACCAACGTGCTCAGCTTCCCTTTTTCCGAGACACCGGATCTGGAAAAGAATAGTTTTTTAGGAGAGATAGTTTTGTCTGTGGATACCCTTGTCCGTGAAACCAGACTCTACGGCCAACAGCCGGAAGAGCACACTGTAAGGTTGCTTGCGCATGCAATGCTGCACCTTGCCGGGTATGATCACGGCCCTGAAATGTATTCACTCACCGACTCAGCTGTTGAATCCGTATCTCCTGAGGTTCGACTGCGAACCTTGGGTTGGCAGTAG
- a CDS encoding type II toxin-antitoxin system RelE/ParE family toxin has translation MNQFDSTEIFDKWITKLKDRTGKANIFLRIDRAKRGLFGDCKSVGKEVFEMRISVGPGYRVYYTQVGDRLYFLLAGGDKSSQKRDIKKAHELAAEIKEE, from the coding sequence ATGAATCAGTTTGATAGCACAGAAATCTTCGACAAGTGGATTACCAAGCTCAAAGACCGTACTGGAAAAGCCAATATTTTCCTACGAATTGACCGGGCTAAACGTGGTTTATTCGGTGATTGTAAGTCGGTAGGTAAAGAGGTCTTTGAGATGAGAATTTCTGTCGGACCCGGTTATCGTGTTTATTATACTCAGGTAGGAGATAGATTGTATTTCCTGCTGGCAGGCGGGGACAAATCCAGCCAAAAGCGAGACATCAAAAAGGCCCATGAATTGGCCGCAGAAATAAAAGAGGAGTAA
- a CDS encoding response regulator translates to MPRILVVDDDPISRQVLKAMLEKEGHLVTEAEDGVKAVQGYDRNLVDLVITDIFMPEKEGVQTVRELMKENPDVKIIAVSGGSSSANYDSLDWIKMFGVKYTFTKPFNAKAILAAVDDLLGA, encoded by the coding sequence ATGCCCCGGATTCTCGTCGTAGATGATGATCCAATTTCACGTCAGGTCCTTAAAGCAATGCTGGAGAAAGAAGGGCACCTTGTCACCGAAGCCGAAGACGGAGTAAAGGCTGTTCAGGGGTACGACAGGAACTTGGTTGATCTGGTCATTACAGATATTTTTATGCCTGAGAAAGAAGGCGTGCAGACTGTCAGAGAGTTGATGAAAGAAAATCCGGACGTAAAGATTATCGCAGTGTCCGGCGGCAGTTCTTCTGCAAATTATGATTCACTTGATTGGATTAAGATGTTCGGTGTGAAGTATACCTTTACCAAGCCTTTTAACGCCAAAGCCATATTGGCAGCAGTGGATGATCTGCTTGGTGCGTAA
- a CDS encoding addiction module antidote protein: MVKTKPFDTSEYLDSEEMISEYLSVAAATGDPDDLLIALSNVAKARGMTQLAKDSGLGRESLYKALSPGSQPRYSTILKVLGALGVSLRVEPKDRAV, from the coding sequence ATGGTTAAGACAAAACCTTTTGATACATCCGAATATTTAGACAGCGAAGAAATGATTTCCGAATACCTGAGCGTTGCAGCTGCCACTGGTGATCCTGACGATCTGTTGATTGCCCTGTCCAATGTTGCCAAGGCCAGAGGCATGACTCAGCTTGCCAAGGATTCAGGACTTGGCAGGGAGAGTCTGTATAAAGCTTTAAGTCCCGGTTCTCAGCCTCGTTATAGCACGATCCTGAAAGTGCTGGGTGCGCTTGGAGTTTCTTTGCGGGTGGAGCCTAAGGATAGGGCAGTGTAG
- a CDS encoding argininosuccinate synthase gives MSKINKVVLAYSGGLDTSIILKWIKQEYDCEVITLTADLGQGEELDGIEEKALKTGATKAFVEDLREEFARDFIFPAFRAGAIYEGRYLLGTSIARPLIAKRMVEIAEMEGAQALAHGATGKGNDQVRFELGGMGMNPKLKHIAPWREWDLKSRTDLMKFAEANDIEIPTTRKKPWSMDANMLHVSFEGAELEDPWNAPSPESYRYCRPIEEAPDEPEIITIDFEKGDPVAINGTKYSPAALVEKLNELGGKHGIGRVDMVENRFVGMKSRGVYETPGGTIMHVAHRDLEGLCMDREVMHLRDSLIPKYAEMIYNGFWFAPERIALQAMIDETQKTVTGTVRLKLYKGNAIPEGRKSPYSLYREDLATFEEDEVYDQKDAEGFIKLVGLRLKGKTSSGSEWIKEGDVEDVD, from the coding sequence ATGAGCAAAATTAATAAAGTAGTACTGGCATATTCCGGTGGTCTGGACACCTCCATCATCCTTAAATGGATCAAGCAGGAGTATGACTGCGAAGTGATCACCCTTACTGCTGACCTCGGTCAGGGTGAGGAGTTGGACGGTATTGAGGAAAAAGCCCTCAAGACCGGCGCAACCAAGGCTTTTGTTGAAGATCTGCGTGAAGAATTCGCACGCGATTTTATTTTTCCCGCATTCCGTGCCGGTGCCATCTATGAAGGCCGCTACCTGCTCGGTACTTCCATTGCACGTCCGCTCATCGCCAAGAGAATGGTTGAGATCGCGGAGATGGAAGGCGCGCAGGCTTTGGCTCACGGTGCTACCGGTAAAGGTAACGATCAGGTCCGTTTCGAGCTGGGCGGCATGGGCATGAACCCCAAGCTGAAGCACATTGCTCCGTGGCGTGAATGGGACCTCAAGTCCCGTACCGATCTCATGAAGTTTGCAGAAGCAAACGACATTGAGATTCCCACCACCCGTAAGAAACCCTGGTCCATGGATGCCAACATGCTGCACGTCAGCTTTGAAGGTGCCGAGCTTGAAGATCCGTGGAATGCTCCTTCCCCGGAATCTTACCGTTACTGCCGTCCCATCGAGGAAGCTCCGGACGAGCCTGAAATCATCACCATTGATTTCGAAAAGGGTGATCCCGTAGCAATCAACGGTACCAAGTACTCCCCGGCAGCTCTGGTTGAAAAACTTAACGAGCTGGGTGGCAAGCACGGTATCGGTCGCGTGGATATGGTTGAGAACCGTTTCGTGGGCATGAAATCCCGCGGCGTGTACGAAACCCCCGGCGGAACCATCATGCACGTTGCGCACCGCGACCTCGAAGGTCTGTGCATGGACCGCGAGGTAATGCACCTGCGCGACAGCCTGATCCCCAAGTACGCTGAAATGATCTACAACGGTTTCTGGTTCGCTCCTGAGCGTATCGCGCTGCAGGCCATGATCGACGAAACCCAGAAGACCGTTACCGGTACCGTAAGACTGAAGCTCTACAAGGGTAACGCAATTCCTGAAGGCCGTAAGTCTCCTTACTCCCTGTACCGTGAAGATCTCGCTACTTTCGAAGAAGACGAAGTATACGATCAGAAAGACGCTGAAGGATTCATCAAGCTGGTGGGCCTGCGTCTTAAGGGCAAGACTTCCTCCGGTTCCGAATGGATCAAAGAAGGCGACGTCGAAGACGTCGATTAG
- the thiD gene encoding bifunctional hydroxymethylpyrimidine kinase/phosphomethylpyrimidine kinase: MKPLPCVLTIAGSDSGGGAGIQADLKAISMAGCYGASAITALTAQNTTGVTGIEAVSPEFVSLQIETVCKDIKVRAAKTGMLFSAPIIRAVGETLKDKDFPLVIDPVCVATSGAKLLKDDAVEAMKEIFPLADLLTPNVPEAELFTGMEIKSREDVFKAIEILLEMGPKAVLVKGGHFDSVAATDWLGIKGQQPIPLMQQRVKTKNSHGTGCTLSATIASGLAKGYDMVTSVRKAQEYLNLALRAGFDLGEGSGPPNHLAPMLIEKMKQGVLSELHEFGLRLECMKGLNELIPEVRMNVAAALPYARDIDDVAAFSGRISCTRKGEVMVCGHPEFGASTHIAKVLLCARKSNSEIGCAAGLRLNERIMASVTECGFVEAWFDRADEPGEIPGTEENTLEWGTCKAMSEHPEPEMIDVVCDSGAKGIEPCLRLLAKDFSELEAKLKKLLAAMSG; encoded by the coding sequence ATGAAACCGCTTCCATGCGTTTTGACCATTGCAGGTTCTGATTCCGGCGGAGGGGCCGGAATTCAGGCCGATCTGAAAGCCATATCCATGGCCGGGTGTTACGGGGCCAGTGCCATCACCGCGCTGACCGCCCAGAACACAACCGGGGTTACCGGGATTGAGGCTGTTTCCCCTGAGTTTGTATCCCTCCAGATTGAAACGGTTTGCAAAGATATCAAGGTCCGGGCCGCCAAGACCGGAATGCTTTTTTCCGCACCCATCATCCGGGCTGTGGGTGAGACTTTAAAGGATAAGGATTTTCCGCTGGTAATCGACCCTGTATGCGTGGCAACCAGCGGAGCCAAGCTGCTCAAGGATGATGCCGTGGAAGCCATGAAGGAAATTTTTCCCTTGGCAGACCTGCTGACCCCCAATGTGCCCGAAGCCGAGCTCTTCACAGGCATGGAAATCAAGAGCCGTGAGGATGTTTTCAAGGCCATAGAAATTCTGCTTGAAATGGGTCCCAAAGCCGTGCTCGTAAAAGGCGGACACTTTGATTCTGTGGCTGCTACAGACTGGCTGGGCATTAAAGGGCAACAGCCCATCCCGCTCATGCAGCAGCGCGTAAAAACAAAAAACAGCCACGGTACCGGGTGTACGCTTTCCGCCACCATCGCTTCCGGGCTGGCAAAAGGTTATGATATGGTAACCTCCGTGCGTAAGGCACAGGAGTACCTGAACCTCGCACTGCGGGCCGGGTTTGATCTAGGCGAAGGCAGCGGACCGCCCAACCATCTGGCACCCATGCTCATTGAAAAGATGAAGCAGGGTGTACTTTCGGAGCTTCATGAATTCGGCTTGCGTCTTGAGTGCATGAAGGGCTTAAATGAATTGATCCCGGAAGTGCGCATGAATGTGGCTGCGGCCTTGCCGTATGCCAGAGACATAGATGATGTTGCTGCGTTCAGCGGAAGGATATCCTGCACCCGCAAAGGCGAAGTTATGGTTTGCGGACATCCTGAATTCGGAGCTTCCACCCATATCGCCAAGGTGCTGCTCTGCGCCCGCAAGTCCAACTCGGAAATCGGATGTGCTGCCGGGCTGCGACTCAACGAACGGATTATGGCTTCGGTGACTGAGTGCGGGTTTGTGGAAGCATGGTTTGATCGTGCCGACGAGCCGGGCGAGATCCCCGGAACCGAGGAAAACACCTTGGAATGGGGCACCTGCAAGGCCATGTCCGAGCATCCGGAACCGGAAATGATCGACGTTGTCTGTGATTCAGGTGCAAAAGGAATCGAGCCGTGTCTGCGTTTGCTGGCAAAAGACTTTAGCGAGCTTGAAGCAAAGCTTAAAAAGCTGCTTGCGGCCATGTCAGGTTAG
- the argF gene encoding ornithine carbamoyltransferase, with translation MIRHLLKINDVPRSELGQLLLRAKELKDNKIRNNALEGKTVIMIFEKASTRTRVSFDVAIEQLGGHSIFMTPAESQLGRSEPLEDTAQVLSRYADALVVRTFGQQKVRTLAEHGSVPVINALTDRYHPCQVLSDMLTIYERTPDLENVHVAWVGDGNNMAHSWINAAIYFPFYLTLAFPKGYEPDHDILSRALSMGAKINLSHDPVEAVKGAHYVNTDVFASMGQEEEQKKREMAFATYQVNDKLLEHADPDCKVMHCLPAHRGEEVTAEVLDGPRSIIFDQAENRLHMQKAILEWAVNGIEVDYDAVEKLLGPVQAVPHMHTIE, from the coding sequence ATGATCAGACATCTTCTTAAAATCAATGATGTTCCCCGTTCAGAACTCGGCCAGCTCCTGCTGCGCGCAAAAGAACTGAAAGATAATAAAATCAGGAATAACGCCCTTGAAGGGAAGACCGTTATCATGATTTTTGAAAAAGCTTCCACCCGTACCCGCGTTTCTTTTGACGTAGCTATCGAGCAGCTCGGCGGCCATTCCATTTTCATGACCCCGGCTGAATCACAGCTCGGCAGAAGTGAACCGCTGGAAGATACTGCACAGGTTCTTTCCCGCTATGCTGATGCGCTCGTTGTCCGTACTTTCGGGCAGCAGAAGGTGCGCACCCTTGCGGAGCACGGTTCTGTTCCGGTTATCAATGCCCTGACTGACCGCTACCATCCCTGTCAGGTCCTGAGCGACATGCTGACCATTTACGAAAGAACTCCTGATCTTGAGAATGTCCACGTGGCATGGGTAGGTGACGGCAACAACATGGCTCATTCATGGATCAATGCCGCCATTTACTTCCCGTTCTACCTGACCCTCGCGTTCCCCAAAGGATACGAGCCGGATCACGATATTCTTTCCCGGGCATTGTCCATGGGCGCAAAGATCAATCTCAGCCATGATCCCGTCGAAGCAGTTAAAGGTGCTCACTATGTGAACACCGACGTCTTTGCTTCCATGGGACAGGAAGAAGAGCAGAAGAAGCGCGAAATGGCTTTTGCCACTTATCAGGTTAATGATAAGCTGCTTGAGCATGCCGACCCTGATTGCAAGGTGATGCACTGCCTGCCCGCACACCGTGGCGAGGAAGTCACTGCTGAAGTTCTTGATGGACCACGCTCAATCATTTTTGATCAGGCTGAAAACAGGCTGCACATGCAGAAAGCCATCCTCGAATGGGCGGTCAACGGTATCGAAGTGGACTACGATGCAGTAGAAAAGCTGCTCGGCCCCGTGCAGGCTGTCCCGCACATGCATACTATTGAATAG
- a CDS encoding tetratricopeptide repeat protein: MNKRLGFLILFSLCAIVAVLGGNFYLNTYAPFLNGNKAYDSADYETALDNYYQAAENNYAQAQYNLGHMILNGYGTKQDPLIAFEWIEKAAKQGLPIACTGLGKLYLDGNGVIKDELQAIKYFRFASLKNEPEANYHLGRIYLNGLGVMPNNIQAFKWFKKSARTGNAAAQYQLGKMYRQGRGTPIDIEACMDWYTKAAEQGNTVAQNSLGLIYYKEGKYEPAHKWLLKSAKQGNANAQDLLGVMYAYGKGVDKNYKKAFKWFKKAALRNKADSQFNLGYLYYCGKGVARNYPMALLWFRKAAAQKHIRSIQALGEMYYKGTGVSRNYKQAMGYFQLAAYRKLPEAYHYLGLSYYYGHGVNKDYSISIQYFRKAAAAKNKYSQYALGKIYEKGNGVPVNLTKAYEWYTLAEKGGLAKAKKAKKEIASQMSVQEFKKAHDMAEKIYANQLDS, from the coding sequence ATGAATAAACGACTCGGCTTTCTCATACTCTTCAGTCTCTGCGCAATCGTCGCTGTTCTGGGCGGCAATTTTTATCTCAATACCTACGCTCCTTTCCTTAATGGAAATAAAGCCTACGACAGTGCAGATTATGAAACCGCACTGGATAATTACTATCAGGCCGCGGAAAACAATTACGCTCAGGCGCAATATAATCTGGGACACATGATCCTCAACGGTTACGGCACAAAACAGGATCCGCTGATAGCTTTTGAATGGATTGAAAAAGCAGCAAAGCAGGGACTGCCCATAGCCTGCACCGGACTCGGCAAGCTTTACCTCGACGGAAACGGAGTCATAAAAGACGAATTGCAGGCAATCAAATACTTCCGCTTCGCATCGTTAAAAAATGAACCGGAGGCTAACTACCACCTCGGCCGGATCTACCTGAACGGGCTGGGAGTAATGCCCAACAATATTCAAGCATTCAAATGGTTTAAAAAATCAGCCCGTACCGGAAACGCAGCCGCCCAATATCAGCTCGGAAAAATGTACAGACAAGGAAGAGGAACCCCGATCGATATTGAAGCATGCATGGACTGGTATACAAAAGCCGCTGAACAGGGAAACACTGTAGCCCAGAACAGCCTTGGGCTTATCTATTATAAAGAAGGAAAATATGAACCGGCGCACAAATGGCTTCTCAAATCAGCCAAGCAGGGAAACGCCAATGCGCAAGACCTGCTCGGAGTAATGTACGCATACGGTAAAGGTGTGGATAAGAATTACAAAAAAGCTTTTAAATGGTTCAAAAAAGCAGCCCTGCGTAACAAGGCAGACTCCCAGTTCAACCTCGGCTATCTCTATTATTGCGGCAAAGGGGTCGCGCGAAACTACCCTATGGCCCTGCTTTGGTTCCGCAAGGCTGCTGCGCAGAAGCATATCAGATCAATTCAGGCTCTCGGCGAAATGTATTACAAAGGAACCGGGGTCAGCAGAAATTACAAACAAGCCATGGGCTATTTCCAACTGGCCGCTTACCGCAAGCTACCGGAAGCATATCATTATCTGGGTTTGTCATACTACTATGGCCATGGAGTAAATAAGGACTACAGCATATCTATCCAATATTTCAGAAAAGCCGCAGCTGCGAAGAACAAATACTCACAATACGCCCTTGGTAAAATTTATGAAAAAGGTAACGGTGTTCCTGTGAACCTGACCAAAGCCTATGAATGGTACACCCTGGCGGAAAAAGGCGGGCTGGCAAAAGCGAAAAAAGCCAAAAAAGAGATTGCCTCCCAAATGAGTGTTCAAGAGTTCAAAAAAGCACACGACATGGCTGAAAAAATCTATGCAAATCAACTTGACAGCTAA
- a CDS encoding class I SAM-dependent RNA methyltransferase: MLDFERKSIVLVTCPKNFSPYLAEEMGRLGFKIRAELPAGVETKASLNDCMRLNLWVRCGHRVMYQLKRFKADTPDQMYNQVKDMVWENILGPDDYLTVTSSVRTETVNDSRFANVKVKDAIVDRIREKSGRRPSSGPDMSGIVVFLHWRDDECTVYLDTSGVPLSRRGYRKFPAKAPLQETLAATLIRAAKWYGRGNFVSPMCGSGTLAIEAALVALNGAPGLMREYFSFMKLPGYNPEYWDNLCIDAEDRERDSIEGRIIATDLDPEAVEAAKKNARAAGVEHHIEFDVCDFRETQVPDGGGVVFMNPEYGERLGSRTKLEKIYAAIGDFFKNKCQGYKGYIFTGNLDLAKFIGLKSSKRIIFYNAKIECRLLEYEIFKGSRKARY; the protein is encoded by the coding sequence ATGTTGGATTTTGAACGTAAAAGTATTGTGCTGGTTACCTGTCCAAAGAATTTCAGTCCCTATCTCGCTGAAGAGATGGGGCGTCTGGGATTTAAAATCCGGGCCGAGCTTCCCGCCGGTGTGGAGACCAAGGCGTCATTGAATGATTGCATGCGTCTTAATCTCTGGGTGCGCTGCGGCCATAGGGTTATGTATCAGCTTAAGCGTTTTAAGGCCGATACCCCGGACCAGATGTATAATCAGGTGAAAGATATGGTCTGGGAAAATATTCTCGGGCCGGATGATTACCTGACCGTGACTTCGTCTGTACGTACTGAAACCGTCAACGACTCCCGCTTCGCCAATGTGAAGGTCAAAGATGCCATTGTGGACCGCATTCGCGAGAAGAGCGGCAGGCGTCCTTCTTCGGGGCCTGATATGTCCGGTATTGTTGTTTTTCTGCACTGGAGGGATGACGAATGTACTGTCTATCTTGATACGTCCGGTGTGCCTCTTTCCCGTCGCGGTTACCGCAAATTCCCGGCCAAGGCACCCTTGCAGGAAACTCTGGCTGCTACATTGATCCGGGCCGCAAAATGGTACGGGCGCGGCAATTTTGTTTCCCCCATGTGCGGTAGCGGAACTTTGGCCATTGAAGCCGCTCTGGTGGCTCTGAACGGTGCTCCGGGTTTGATGCGTGAGTATTTTTCTTTTATGAAACTGCCCGGCTATAATCCTGAATACTGGGATAATCTCTGCATTGATGCCGAGGATCGTGAGCGCGATTCCATCGAAGGTCGGATCATTGCCACTGATCTTGATCCTGAGGCTGTAGAGGCGGCAAAGAAAAACGCCCGTGCTGCCGGGGTGGAGCATCACATTGAATTTGATGTCTGTGATTTCCGTGAAACGCAGGTACCTGATGGCGGCGGGGTGGTCTTTATGAACCCTGAATACGGTGAGCGTCTGGGCAGCAGGACAAAGCTTGAGAAAATTTATGCCGCCATAGGTGATTTTTTCAAAAACAAATGTCAGGGATACAAGGGCTATATTTTTACCGGGAACCTCGATCTGGCTAAATTTATCGGTTTGAAGTCCTCGAAAAGAATCATCTTTTATAATGCCAAGATCGAATGCCGCCTGCTGGAATATGAAATTTTCAAGGGCAGCCGCAAAGCACGCTACTAA
- the putP gene encoding sodium/proline symporter PutP yields MIQTETLLTFGVYLVFLLAVGWYFYKRTSNIEGYILGGRGLGGWVTALSAQASDMSGWLLMGLPGAVYLGGMTEAWIAIGLFIGTALNWIFVSARLRAYTEMTDTLTISSFFEKRFNDPTSLLRVGSAVIILMFFTIYSSSGLVAAGKLFESMFNIDYSVAVISGAIVIVAYTFLGGFMAVCWTDFFQGGLMFFAIVLVPILGTIDNGGISVIEAEMAAKHISTSLFHNGAGAPLSILAVISTMAWGLGYFGQPHILTRFMGISSIKELPKATAVALIWVVISLAGAVVVGMVAIPMFDGLHGGEQEKVFIYMITKLFNPWVGGVLLAAILSAIMSTIDSQLLVSSSALTEDFYKKILRREASDKELMLVGRLCVLVISIIAMSMALTPGNTVLGLVSYAWGGFGAAFGPVVLFSLFSRKTTWISALSGMIVGTLVLVFWKDAGLGATMYEIVPGFVANFLTIMAVNMVAPQKDEKILADFDEMEAILKK; encoded by the coding sequence GTGATTCAGACTGAGACTTTGCTTACTTTTGGTGTTTATCTGGTTTTCCTGCTGGCAGTTGGCTGGTATTTCTACAAGCGTACTTCAAATATTGAAGGCTACATTCTCGGCGGACGCGGTCTTGGCGGCTGGGTTACAGCTCTTTCCGCACAGGCCAGTGATATGTCCGGCTGGCTGCTTATGGGGTTGCCCGGTGCTGTCTATCTTGGCGGTATGACTGAGGCATGGATCGCCATCGGCCTTTTTATCGGTACTGCCCTGAACTGGATTTTTGTTTCCGCCCGTCTGCGCGCATACACCGAGATGACCGACACCCTTACAATTTCATCCTTTTTTGAAAAACGTTTTAACGATCCCACCAGCCTGCTGCGGGTCGGTTCTGCGGTCATTATTCTGATGTTTTTCACCATCTATTCCTCTTCCGGTCTGGTGGCTGCGGGTAAGCTCTTTGAGTCCATGTTCAACATTGATTATTCCGTGGCTGTTATTTCCGGGGCAATCGTTATTGTTGCTTACACCTTTCTTGGCGGATTCATGGCGGTCTGCTGGACCGACTTTTTTCAGGGCGGTCTGATGTTTTTCGCCATTGTCCTTGTTCCTATTTTGGGTACCATCGACAATGGTGGTATTTCCGTCATCGAAGCTGAAATGGCGGCCAAACATATTTCCACCAGTCTTTTTCACAACGGTGCAGGCGCGCCTCTTTCCATTCTCGCCGTTATTTCCACCATGGCCTGGGGGCTTGGTTATTTCGGACAGCCGCATATTCTGACCCGCTTTATGGGGATCAGTTCCATTAAAGAACTGCCCAAGGCTACCGCTGTCGCCCTGATCTGGGTTGTAATTTCCCTTGCCGGAGCAGTTGTGGTCGGTATGGTTGCCATTCCCATGTTTGACGGACTTCATGGCGGCGAACAGGAAAAGGTATTCATTTATATGATCACCAAGCTTTTCAATCCCTGGGTGGGCGGCGTGCTGCTGGCGGCTATCCTCTCTGCTATCATGTCCACCATTGACTCCCAGCTGTTGGTTTCATCCTCCGCGCTGACTGAGGATTTTTACAAAAAAATTCTGCGCCGCGAAGCATCTGATAAAGAACTCATGCTCGTGGGGCGTCTCTGTGTTCTGGTTATTTCCATCATTGCCATGAGCATGGCCCTGACTCCGGGCAATACCGTTCTCGGCCTTGTTTCCTATGCATGGGGCGGATTCGGTGCCGCTTTCGGTCCGGTAGTCCTGTTTTCTCTGTTCAGCAGAAAAACCACTTGGATTTCAGCACTTTCCGGCATGATTGTTGGTACACTCGTGCTCGTATTCTGGAAAGACGCCGGACTGGGCGCAACCATGTATGAAATCGTTCCCGGTTTTGTGGCCAACTTCCTGACCATCATGGCTGTGAATATGGTTGCCCCTCAAAAGGATGAGAAGATTCTGGCTGATTTTGATGAAATGGAAGCGATTCTTAAGAAATAA
- a CDS encoding type II toxin-antitoxin system PemK/MazF family toxin — MGTLTVGSIVTVPFPYTDLTNAKKRPAIVLAMHGRNDYILCAVTSQNHIHLPRISILESDIDQGYLKKDESFAVYSKILTANRDILNPVAKLTSSKISEILNAVRDLF, encoded by the coding sequence ATGGGCACACTTACAGTAGGTTCAATAGTTACGGTTCCTTTTCCATACACAGATTTGACTAATGCTAAAAAGCGTCCGGCGATTGTTCTCGCTATGCATGGACGTAATGATTACATTTTGTGCGCAGTGACTTCGCAAAACCATATACATCTTCCGAGAATTTCAATCCTTGAAAGCGATATTGATCAGGGATATTTAAAGAAGGATGAGAGTTTTGCTGTTTATTCCAAAATTCTAACCGCAAACCGGGATATTCTTAATCCGGTCGCGAAGCTAACGAGTAGTAAAATTAGTGAGATTCTTAATGCGGTAAGAGATTTATTTTAA